In a genomic window of Balaenoptera ricei isolate mBalRic1 chromosome 3, mBalRic1.hap2, whole genome shotgun sequence:
- the IL5 gene encoding interleukin-5, translating to MRMLLHLSLLALGAAYVCVIAVESPMNRLVAETLTLLSTHRTLLIGDGNLMIPTPEHTNHQLCIKEVFQGIDTLKNQTAQEDAVEKLFQNLFLIKEYIDLQRKKCGGERWRVKQFLDYLQAFLSVINTEWTTES from the exons ATGAGAATGCTTCTGCATTTGAGTTTGCTGGCTCTTGGAGCTGCCTACGTTTGTGTCATTGCTGTAGAAAGTCCCATGAATAGACTGGTGGCAGAGACCTTGACACTGCTCTCCACTCATCGAACTCTGCTGATAGGCGACggg aaCTTGATGATTCCTACTCCCGAACATACAAAT CACCAACTATGCATTAAAGAAGTCTTTCAGGGAATAGACACATTGAAGAATCAAACTGCACAAGAGGATGCCGTGGAAAAACTATTCCAAaacttgtttttaataaaagaatatatagaccTCCAAAGA AAGAAGTGTGGAGGAGAAAGATGGAGAGTAAAACAATTCCTAGACTACCTGCAAGCTTTTCTTAGTGTGATAAACACCGAGTGGACAACGGAAAGTTGA